One genomic window of Gossypium hirsutum isolate 1008001.06 chromosome D11, Gossypium_hirsutum_v2.1, whole genome shotgun sequence includes the following:
- the LOC107955192 gene encoding leucine-rich repeat receptor-like serine/threonine-protein kinase BAM2, translating to MRLTPISNLMAKPSFLPPFMFGLLFATFGVILSAKYSSITVDQSALLALKSHITHDPHNFLATNWSTSTSVCSWIGVTCGSRHHRVTALNLSSMDLTGTISSQLGNLSFLAWLDIHQNSFHGSLPIELTNLRRMKYLDFANNSINGEIPSWFGCFSKLQRLSLYLNNFIGVIPSTLGNLSKLEMLSLGGNQISGRIPNSLFKCKELKFLSLFNNSLDGRIPTEIGNLTLLEALSLGSNHLEGEIPSTIGNLTTLEAINLSVNNLSGEIPSNIGNLISLTDIDLSDNYLTVSSSYNS from the exons ATGCGCCTTACACCCATATCCAACCTTATGGCAAAACCAAGCTTCCTCCCTCCGTTTATGTTTGGGCTGCTATTCGCAACCTTTGGGGTTATTTTGTCTGCAAAATATTCTAGCATCACCGTTGATCAATCTGCTCTTCTAGCACTAAAATCTCATATAACCCATGATCCTCACAATTTCTTGGCAACCAATTGGTCTACTTCTACCTCCGTTTGTAGCTGGATTGGTGTCACATGTGGATCTAGACACCATAGAGTCACTGCTCTAAATTTGTCAAGCATGGACCTCACAGGCACCATTTCTTCTCAACTGGGAAATCTATCTTTCCTTGCTTGGCTtgacattcatcaaaatagtttCCATGGCTCTTTACCCATTGAGTTAACTAATTTGCGTCGGATGAAATATTTAGACTTTGCTAACAATAGCATCAATGGAGAAATCCCATCATGGTTTGGTTGCTTCAGTAAACTTCAAAGATTGTCTCTGTACCTTAACAACTTCATTGGTGTTATCCCATCTACTCTAGGCAATTTGTCAAAACTAGAAATGTTGAGCTTGGGTGGAAATCAAATATCCGGTAGAATTCCAAATAGTTTATTCAAGTGCAAAGAGCTGAAGTTTTTATCATTGTTTAACAACTCCTTGGATGGACGTATACCTACAGAAATTGGAAATTTGACTTTGCTCGAGGCTTTGTCTCTTGGTTCCAACCACCTCGAAG gtGAAATCCCATCAACTATTGGAAACTTGACCACTCTCGAAGCTATTAATCTTTCCGTTAACAACTTATCAG gtgAAATTCCGTCGAATATTGGAAATCTTATTTCTCTCACAGACATCGATCTTTCTGATAACTACTTAACAG TCTCTTCTAGTTATAATAGTTGA